In Endozoicomonas sp. GU-1, one DNA window encodes the following:
- a CDS encoding GIY-YIG nuclease family protein, with amino-acid sequence MSDGCWSVYIILASDSSLYTGITTDIERRWRQHCGTVGGARYFRGRKPQQLVYLEGNHDRSSASRREAAIKKLTRPQKLSLLASPENCCELWAGKLLNTHR; translated from the coding sequence ATGTCGGATGGATGTTGGTCGGTTTACATAATTCTTGCCAGTGATAGCAGCCTTTATACCGGCATCACCACGGATATTGAACGGCGCTGGCGTCAACATTGCGGTACGGTCGGGGGAGCCAGGTATTTCAGGGGGCGGAAGCCACAGCAGCTGGTCTACCTGGAAGGTAATCATGACCGTTCTTCGGCCAGCCGACGGGAAGCGGCCATCAAAAAGCTGACTCGCCCACAAAAGCTGAGTTTGCTCGCCTCACCGGAAAATTGCTGTGAACTCTGGGCCGGGAAATTGCTTAATACCCATCGCTGA